A portion of the Nitratidesulfovibrio termitidis HI1 genome contains these proteins:
- a CDS encoding glycosyltransferase, producing MKIAYLVGGLPFGGIEKWLFDLAQAYRANGLVTPRVFNLSGTGQMLPEYRAAGIDVHCVGSHIRTIASHRLDTSLRLRAMLREFSPDIIHTVHFSANHLGRIAALGLGIPVITHLRNTKHEKRLHRRLSDKLLSYSTTLYLAVSKAVADVVATDHNLAGRPVKVLYNAIDASRFNVPPLDLHTAFGLGGPVVVAVGRYVRQKNFDLLIRAIRMVRDAGVPATLALVGEGGERSRLEALRDELGLHDHVALTGFRPDVAAFYKAADVFAMPSQFEGFLIAQLEAMYCGLPCVVSRHVPMLELAGEASLVCETEPADIADKLLAILRDAPLRQRLSDAARRLSAPHTMDRYAVALHGIYADLISGHPAGSTR from the coding sequence ATGAAGATCGCCTATCTCGTCGGGGGGTTACCCTTCGGCGGCATTGAAAAATGGTTGTTCGACCTGGCTCAGGCCTACCGGGCCAACGGTCTGGTCACGCCGCGCGTCTTCAATCTGTCCGGCACGGGGCAGATGTTGCCGGAATACCGGGCGGCTGGCATCGACGTGCACTGCGTGGGCTCGCACATCCGCACCATCGCCTCGCACCGGCTGGATACCTCGTTGCGCCTGCGCGCCATGCTGCGCGAATTTTCCCCCGACATCATCCATACCGTGCATTTCAGCGCCAACCATCTGGGACGCATCGCCGCACTGGGGCTGGGTATTCCCGTCATCACCCACCTGCGCAACACCAAGCACGAGAAGCGCCTGCACCGCAGACTTTCCGACAAGCTGCTGTCCTACTCCACCACGTTGTACCTCGCCGTGTCCAAGGCCGTGGCCGATGTGGTCGCCACCGATCACAACCTGGCAGGCCGGCCGGTGAAGGTGCTGTACAACGCCATCGACGCGAGCCGCTTCAACGTGCCCCCGCTGGACCTGCACACCGCCTTCGGCCTGGGCGGCCCGGTGGTGGTGGCCGTGGGGCGCTACGTGCGGCAGAAGAATTTCGACCTGCTCATCCGGGCCATCCGCATGGTGCGTGATGCGGGCGTGCCCGCCACGCTGGCGCTGGTGGGCGAAGGCGGGGAACGGTCCCGGCTAGAGGCCCTGCGCGACGAACTGGGCCTGCACGACCACGTGGCGCTGACCGGCTTTCGGCCCGACGTGGCCGCCTTCTACAAGGCGGCGGACGTGTTCGCCATGCCCTCGCAGTTCGAAGGGTTCCTCATCGCCCAGTTGGAAGCCATGTACTGCGGGCTGCCGTGCGTGGTTTCCCGCCACGTGCCCATGCTGGAACTGGCCGGGGAGGCTTCCCTGGTGTGCGAAACCGAACCTGCCGACATTGCGGACAAACTGCTCGCCATCCTGCGTGACGCGCCCTTGCGCCAGCGCCTGTCCGATGCGGCGCGCCGCCTGTCCGCCCCGCACACCATGGACCGCTACGCCGTGGCCCTGCACGGAATCTATGCCGACCTGATCTCCGGACACCCTGCCGGAAGCACACGGTGA
- a CDS encoding sigma-54-dependent transcriptional regulator yields MSARRILFLAPATAVTRIFPKLRDAGFEVGIAENLKGASAFIRKSGPAVIFSRPSLPGYKVDDLLAVGADDPAFPPVIVFAEKGSAEEAERCMSLGARDYWLEPLLFEKVVAALPAPRRVAAPVPPSSTLGGRTPEQRPGVPRIVGDHPAVRRVLALARQVAPSRATVLISGESGTGKEMFARFLHGWSDRAEGPFVAVNCAALPEHLLESELFGHEKGSFTGAIARKLGKFELASGGTILLDEISEMDLGLQAKLLRVLQESEIDRVGGTETVKVDVRVLATTNRDLDDWAKQGKFRQDLFFRLNVIPLRLPALRERGDDVVVLARHFAATYVREYGLAPVEFSPEAEEWLQHYDWPGNVRELQNLMERAVLLAGGRAITTRHFLLDPDTWPLFEEGDLLSGTGEGEGAVPAGAGADGAGDASGSSGFAADGGPDGGGSFPGGVIPLHEMERIMILKGLEVTSGNRTQAAELLGISVRTLRNKLNEYRGMGIEVA; encoded by the coding sequence ATGTCCGCCCGGCGCATACTATTCCTCGCTCCGGCCACCGCCGTGACCCGAATCTTCCCCAAGCTGCGCGATGCGGGATTCGAGGTCGGCATCGCCGAGAACCTCAAGGGTGCCTCCGCCTTCATCCGCAAGTCGGGCCCGGCCGTGATTTTTTCACGCCCCAGCCTGCCCGGGTACAAGGTGGACGATCTGCTTGCCGTGGGTGCGGACGACCCTGCCTTTCCCCCCGTCATCGTGTTTGCCGAAAAGGGCTCGGCGGAAGAAGCCGAGCGCTGCATGTCGCTGGGCGCGCGCGACTACTGGCTTGAACCGCTGCTGTTCGAGAAGGTGGTGGCCGCCTTGCCCGCGCCGCGCCGCGTCGCCGCGCCCGTGCCCCCTTCGTCCACCCTGGGCGGTCGCACGCCGGAACAGCGCCCCGGCGTGCCGCGCATCGTGGGCGACCACCCCGCCGTGCGCCGCGTGCTGGCCCTGGCCCGCCAGGTGGCTCCTTCGCGCGCAACGGTGCTCATTTCCGGAGAATCGGGCACCGGCAAGGAAATGTTCGCGCGGTTCCTGCACGGCTGGAGCGACCGGGCCGAAGGCCCCTTCGTTGCCGTGAACTGCGCGGCCCTGCCGGAACACCTGCTGGAAAGCGAACTGTTCGGCCACGAGAAGGGATCGTTCACCGGGGCCATCGCCCGCAAGCTGGGCAAGTTCGAACTGGCCAGCGGCGGCACCATCCTGCTGGACGAAATTTCCGAGATGGATCTTGGCCTGCAAGCCAAGCTGCTGCGCGTGCTGCAGGAAAGCGAGATCGACCGCGTGGGCGGCACGGAAACCGTGAAGGTGGACGTGCGGGTGCTGGCCACCACCAACCGCGATCTGGATGACTGGGCGAAGCAGGGCAAGTTCCGGCAGGACCTGTTCTTTCGCCTGAACGTCATCCCCCTGCGCCTGCCTGCCCTGCGCGAGCGCGGCGACGACGTGGTGGTGCTGGCCCGGCATTTTGCCGCCACCTACGTGCGCGAGTACGGCCTTGCACCCGTCGAATTTTCGCCCGAGGCCGAAGAGTGGCTGCAGCACTACGACTGGCCGGGCAACGTGCGCGAGTTGCAGAACCTGATGGAGCGCGCAGTGCTGCTGGCCGGGGGGCGGGCCATCACCACCCGGCACTTTCTGCTCGACCCCGACACCTGGCCGCTGTTCGAAGAGGGTGACCTGCTCTCCGGAACTGGCGAGGGCGAGGGTGCCGTTCCGGCAGGGGCGGGTGCGGACGGCGCAGGAGATGCGTCCGGTTCCTCCGGGTTCGCTGCGGATGGCGGTCCCGATGGCGGCGGTTCCTTCCCCGGCGGGGTCATTCCCCTGCACGAGATGGAGCGCATCATGATCCTGAAGGGGCTGGAGGTCACCTCCGGCAACCGTACCCAGGCGGCGGAACTGCTGGGCATCTCGGTACGCACCCTGCGCAACAAGCTCAACGAATACCGCGGAATGGGCATAGAAGTGGCCTGA
- a CDS encoding aconitate hydratase → MSMNLTQKIIAAHLVSGEMAPGAEIGLRIDQTLTQDATGTMAYLQFEAMGVDRVRTDLSVSYVDHNTLQMGFRNPDDHRFLRTVAARHGVIFSPPGTGICHQLHLENFALPGATLVGSDSHTPTAGGIGSLAMGAGGLSVALAMAGEPYFISMPRVVKVRLEGRLTGWASAKDVILHLLGLLTVKGGVGKVFEFAGPGVATLSVPERAVITNMGAELGATASLFPSDERTRAFLASMDREGDWKELRADADAAYDDEIVIDLSALVPLVAQPHMPDRVVPVAELAGLSVDQVAIGSCTNSSYADMRMVAEVLRGKLVHVGTDTMVSPGSKQVLKMLAAEGLVEPLLDAGVRILECSCGPCIGMGGSPVSGGVSVRTFNRNFEGRSGTKDARVYLVSPLTAAMAALQGQFTDPATWGTPPAQPELPAKAPSIRHLFVFPPEDGSGVEVLRGPNIVALEQFTAMDDTVTAPVVIKLGDDITTDHIMPAGAEITSLRSNVPAIAQHVFGRVDADFVARAKVAGVGVIVAGDNYGQGSSREHAALAPRHLGIRAVIVRSLARIHRANLVNFGILPLILCDRADYDRLAVGGTVTIPAATITAGGEVDVQVEGVGAIRVRNDLTQKELDIIRAGGLLNHVRLSRKQ, encoded by the coding sequence ATGTCCATGAACCTTACGCAGAAGATCATCGCGGCGCATCTCGTCAGCGGAGAGATGGCCCCCGGGGCCGAAATCGGCCTGCGCATCGACCAGACCCTGACCCAGGACGCCACCGGCACCATGGCCTACCTGCAATTCGAGGCCATGGGCGTTGACCGCGTGCGCACCGACCTTTCGGTGAGCTACGTGGACCACAACACCCTGCAGATGGGCTTCCGCAACCCGGACGACCACCGCTTTCTGCGAACCGTGGCCGCCAGGCACGGCGTGATCTTCTCGCCCCCCGGCACCGGCATCTGTCACCAGCTGCATCTGGAAAATTTCGCGCTGCCCGGCGCAACGCTGGTCGGCTCCGACAGCCACACCCCCACGGCGGGCGGCATCGGCAGCCTGGCCATGGGCGCGGGCGGTCTTTCCGTGGCCCTGGCCATGGCGGGCGAACCGTACTTCATCTCCATGCCCCGCGTGGTCAAGGTGCGCCTGGAAGGCCGCCTGACCGGCTGGGCGTCGGCCAAGGACGTCATCCTGCACCTGCTCGGGCTGCTCACGGTCAAGGGCGGGGTGGGCAAGGTGTTCGAATTCGCCGGGCCGGGCGTGGCCACCCTGAGCGTGCCCGAGCGCGCGGTGATCACCAACATGGGCGCGGAACTGGGCGCCACGGCGTCCCTGTTCCCCAGCGACGAGCGCACCCGCGCCTTCCTGGCCTCCATGGACCGCGAGGGCGACTGGAAGGAACTCCGCGCAGACGCTGACGCCGCCTACGACGACGAAATCGTCATCGACCTTTCCGCGCTGGTGCCGCTGGTGGCCCAGCCGCACATGCCCGACCGGGTGGTGCCCGTGGCCGAACTGGCGGGCCTTTCCGTGGATCAGGTGGCCATCGGTTCGTGCACCAACTCGTCCTATGCCGACATGCGCATGGTGGCCGAGGTGCTGCGCGGCAAGCTGGTGCACGTGGGCACCGACACCATGGTCTCGCCCGGCTCCAAGCAGGTGCTGAAGATGCTGGCCGCCGAAGGGCTGGTGGAGCCGCTGCTGGACGCGGGCGTGCGCATTCTTGAATGTTCGTGCGGGCCGTGCATCGGCATGGGCGGCTCGCCCGTGTCGGGCGGGGTCAGCGTGCGCACCTTCAACCGCAACTTCGAAGGCCGCAGCGGCACCAAGGACGCCAGGGTGTACCTGGTCTCGCCGCTTACCGCCGCCATGGCCGCGCTGCAGGGGCAGTTCACCGACCCGGCCACCTGGGGCACGCCCCCGGCCCAGCCGGAACTGCCTGCCAAGGCGCCCTCCATCCGCCACCTGTTCGTCTTCCCGCCCGAGGACGGCAGCGGCGTTGAAGTGCTGCGCGGGCCCAACATCGTGGCGCTGGAACAGTTCACCGCCATGGACGACACGGTGACCGCGCCGGTGGTCATCAAGCTCGGCGACGACATCACCACCGACCACATCATGCCCGCCGGGGCGGAGATCACCTCGTTGCGCTCCAACGTGCCCGCCATCGCGCAGCACGTGTTCGGCCGGGTCGACGCGGATTTCGTGGCCCGCGCCAAGGTGGCGGGCGTCGGGGTCATCGTGGCCGGGGACAACTACGGCCAGGGCTCCAGCCGCGAGCACGCCGCGCTGGCTCCGCGCCATCTGGGCATTCGCGCGGTCATCGTGCGTTCGCTGGCGCGCATCCACCGGGCCAACCTGGTGAACTTCGGCATCCTGCCGCTGATCCTGTGCGACCGGGCCGACTACGACAGGCTGGCCGTGGGCGGTACGGTGACCATTCCCGCTGCGACCATCACCGCGGGAGGAGAGGTGGACGTGCAGGTGGAGGGCGTGGGCGCCATCCGCGTGCGGAACGATTTGACGCAGAAGGAATTGGATATTATCCGGGCAGGCGGATTGCTGAACCACGTCCGCCTTTCCAGAAAACAGTAG
- a CDS encoding peptidylprolyl isomerase: protein MLELIRAHAQSWGVKIAFGVIILVFVFWGVGSMNNSSSGALATVNRKSILLQEFGREYERQVEALRSRYPGITAEDMKQMGLKRQVLQSMITERLLTDEAARVGLSVSPVELRRSIESISAFRNGDGKFDAEVYRSVLKGQQTTPGRFEDGIRHDMLLQKLRDRVTSPASVTDEEARALFDYGRERRTIEYMLFPLEDYVLKVTPTDEQIAERYNENMDAWRNPQRISLDAVTLTPASLAASVEIPESAIAAFYADNAETYFVEPERVRARHILFMAQEGASKEEDAAAHAKAEDVIAQLKKGKDFATLATKLSDDKGSGAQGGDLGWFTKGQMVPPFEEAAFALKPGEVSAPVRTAFGWHVIKLEAHEAQRTRALDEVRGEIRQRLGEEKASERMHDALDTALEMAGAGKSIDDIAKALKLEHKPTGLFSRADAGAAVGLKGQSVGTAFTTPAGTVIDTPLEVEGGYMIAAVLESQPESVTPLEKVKEEVAAQVRRIEGAKLAVKAAQEAGATLADGVPAELAARVKAADPFGRNGVIAPFGQSRALVDAAFAAAPGVWQPAPVDTSSGAVLFRVKDVQRPTDAEWTAAAETVRATVLSAKREELFRVFVGELSAVAKIELRNAKLLDD from the coding sequence ATGCTTGAACTGATCCGTGCCCACGCGCAGTCGTGGGGCGTGAAGATCGCCTTCGGCGTGATCATCCTCGTATTCGTCTTCTGGGGCGTGGGCTCCATGAACAACAGTTCGTCAGGCGCCCTTGCCACGGTGAACAGGAAGTCCATCCTGCTCCAGGAGTTCGGGCGCGAATACGAGCGCCAGGTGGAGGCGCTGCGCAGCCGCTACCCCGGCATCACTGCCGAGGACATGAAGCAGATGGGCCTCAAGCGCCAGGTGTTGCAGTCCATGATCACCGAACGCCTGCTGACCGACGAGGCCGCGCGCGTCGGGCTTTCGGTGTCGCCGGTGGAACTGCGCCGCTCCATCGAGTCCATATCGGCCTTCCGCAACGGCGACGGCAAGTTCGACGCCGAGGTGTACCGTTCCGTGCTCAAGGGCCAGCAGACCACCCCCGGTCGCTTCGAGGACGGCATCCGCCACGACATGCTGCTGCAGAAGCTGCGCGACCGGGTCACCTCGCCCGCTTCGGTCACCGATGAAGAAGCCCGCGCCCTGTTCGACTACGGTCGTGAGCGCCGGACCATCGAATACATGCTGTTTCCGCTGGAAGACTACGTGCTCAAGGTGACTCCCACCGACGAGCAGATCGCGGAACGCTACAACGAGAACATGGATGCCTGGCGCAACCCCCAGCGCATCAGCCTGGACGCGGTCACCCTGACCCCGGCCAGCCTGGCCGCCAGCGTGGAGATTCCCGAATCGGCCATCGCCGCTTTCTACGCGGATAACGCCGAAACGTATTTCGTGGAGCCGGAGCGCGTGCGCGCCCGCCACATCCTGTTCATGGCCCAGGAAGGGGCGAGCAAGGAAGAGGATGCCGCGGCCCACGCCAAGGCCGAGGACGTCATTGCCCAGTTGAAGAAGGGCAAGGACTTTGCCACGCTGGCCACGAAATTGTCCGACGACAAGGGCAGCGGCGCGCAGGGCGGCGACCTTGGCTGGTTCACCAAGGGCCAGATGGTGCCCCCCTTCGAGGAAGCCGCGTTTGCCCTGAAGCCCGGCGAGGTCAGCGCGCCCGTGCGTACCGCCTTTGGCTGGCACGTCATCAAGCTGGAAGCGCACGAAGCCCAGCGCACCCGTGCCCTGGACGAAGTGCGCGGTGAGATCCGCCAGCGCCTGGGCGAGGAGAAGGCCTCCGAACGGATGCACGACGCCCTGGATACCGCGCTGGAAATGGCGGGCGCGGGCAAGTCCATCGACGACATCGCCAAGGCGCTGAAGCTGGAGCACAAGCCCACCGGCCTGTTCTCGCGGGCGGATGCGGGCGCCGCGGTCGGCCTGAAGGGTCAGTCCGTGGGCACCGCCTTCACCACCCCGGCCGGCACGGTCATCGACACCCCCCTGGAAGTCGAGGGCGGGTACATGATCGCCGCCGTGCTGGAATCTCAGCCGGAAAGCGTGACCCCGCTGGAAAAGGTGAAGGAAGAAGTGGCCGCCCAGGTGCGCCGTATCGAAGGCGCCAAGCTGGCGGTGAAGGCCGCGCAGGAAGCCGGGGCCACGTTGGCCGATGGCGTGCCCGCCGAGCTTGCCGCCAGGGTGAAGGCCGCCGATCCCTTCGGTCGCAACGGCGTCATCGCCCCCTTCGGCCAGAGCCGTGCGCTGGTGGATGCCGCCTTTGCCGCCGCCCCCGGCGTCTGGCAGCCCGCCCCGGTGGATACCTCGTCCGGCGCCGTGCTGTTCCGGGTCAAGGACGTGCAGCGCCCCACCGACGCCGAATGGACCGCCGCCGCTGAAACGGTGCGCGCCACCGTGTTGTCCGCCAAGCGTGAGGAACTGTTCCGCGTGTTCGTGGGCGAGCTTTCCGCCGTCGCCAAGATCGAACTGCGCAACGCCAAGCTGCTCGACGACTGA
- a CDS encoding AraC family transcriptional regulator: MFWSFSLTLAESTAWHTHDVYEFVLCRSGSGLLLLDSGEVVLAKGRTVLVAPRVRHRYVFGRGESVGLKVVCLTQGDMATQLSPAQVAALMAPQPTGCSMVEHHADAARLWDTADMIPDGIGRDEGVDVPVAWGAIGLLLAFHVRDMQAGGDARARHNDAMRGVRGWLDAHLAQPVDLDGLAARFGLSRSLLTREFRRHAGASVVEYVNTRRLEKAGGELAESDRGIAEVALRCGFASLPNFYRRFRALYGVTPAEFRRVVAENAGFGAGGNGGVAPTVRPAVRPAVRAAVRSDVRPDAGVGPEAGRG; this comes from the coding sequence ATGTTCTGGAGTTTTTCCCTTACCCTCGCGGAATCCACCGCATGGCACACCCACGACGTGTACGAGTTCGTGCTGTGCCGTTCCGGCAGCGGCCTGCTGTTGCTGGACAGCGGTGAGGTGGTACTGGCAAAGGGGCGTACCGTGCTGGTGGCTCCGCGCGTGCGGCATCGCTATGTCTTTGGCCGGGGCGAATCCGTCGGGCTGAAAGTGGTGTGCCTGACCCAGGGGGACATGGCCACCCAGCTTTCCCCCGCGCAGGTTGCCGCCCTCATGGCGCCGCAACCGACGGGCTGTTCCATGGTGGAACACCATGCCGACGCCGCCCGGTTGTGGGATACGGCGGACATGATCCCCGACGGCATCGGACGGGACGAAGGGGTGGACGTGCCGGTGGCGTGGGGGGCCATCGGCCTGCTGTTGGCCTTTCACGTGCGGGACATGCAGGCGGGTGGCGATGCCAGGGCACGCCACAACGACGCCATGCGCGGGGTGCGCGGCTGGCTGGATGCCCATCTGGCCCAGCCGGTGGACCTGGATGGACTGGCTGCCCGGTTCGGCCTGTCGCGCAGCCTGCTGACGCGCGAATTCCGGCGCCATGCGGGCGCCAGCGTGGTGGAATACGTGAACACCCGCCGTCTGGAAAAGGCCGGGGGCGAACTGGCGGAATCGGACCGGGGCATCGCCGAGGTGGCGCTGCGTTGCGGCTTTGCAAGCCTGCCCAATTTCTATCGCCGGTTCCGGGCGCTGTACGGAGTGACCCCTGCGGAGTTCCGGCGGGTTGTCGCCGAGAATGCCGGTTTTGGTGCCGGGGGCAATGGGGGTGTCGCGCCAACGGTGCGGCCAGCCGTGCGGCCAGCCGTGCGGGCAGCCGTGCGGTCAGACGTGCGGCCAGACGCAGGGGTGGGCCCGGAGGCGGGCAGGGGGTGA
- the gpt gene encoding xanthine phosphoribosyltransferase, which translates to MRTADSYRKVFPVTWEQLHRDAKALSWRLLEKGPWKGIIAITRGGLVPAAIIAREVGVHLIDTVCITSYKWQDQSSRLEVLKGVQGDGAGWLMVDDLVDTGRTAKAVREMLPKAHFATVYAKPEGRPLVDTYITEVSQDTWILFPWDSEVQYVQPLVNQREAG; encoded by the coding sequence GTGCGCACCGCAGACTCCTACCGCAAGGTCTTTCCCGTCACCTGGGAACAGCTTCACCGCGACGCCAAGGCGCTGTCGTGGCGGCTGCTGGAGAAAGGGCCCTGGAAAGGCATCATCGCCATCACCCGCGGGGGCCTGGTGCCCGCCGCCATCATCGCCCGTGAAGTGGGGGTGCACCTCATCGATACGGTGTGCATCACCAGCTACAAGTGGCAGGATCAGTCCAGCCGCCTGGAAGTGCTGAAGGGCGTGCAGGGCGACGGCGCGGGCTGGCTGATGGTGGACGACCTGGTGGACACCGGCCGCACGGCCAAGGCGGTGCGGGAAATGCTGCCCAAGGCCCACTTCGCCACCGTGTACGCCAAGCCCGAGGGACGCCCCCTGGTGGACACCTACATCACCGAAGTCAGCCAGGATACATGGATTCTTTTTCCGTGGGACTCGGAGGTGCAGTACGTGCAGCCCCTTGTCAACCAGCGGGAAGCGGGCTAA
- a CDS encoding BMP family ABC transporter substrate-binding protein → MRKSVSAMLLVAAMLLMAALTGCGEDKKPAEAPKAEQKPAAAAPAPAAAPAPAPVKEMQVGFVYVSPVGDVGWSWAHDQARKAIAEMPGVTTSFVESVPEGADAERVIQNMARKGFDIIFTTSFGYMDPTLKVAEQFPNITFMHCSGYKTAPNMSNYFGRMYQARYLTGMVAGAMTRSNILGYVAAFPIPEVIRGINAYTLGVRAVNPKAEVRVVWTKTWYDPATEKEAAKSLLDVGADVIAQHQDSPGPQEAAQERGVYSVGYNSDMSHFAPKSLLTSAVWNWTPFYKDVVEKVRKGEWKSGAFWPGMESGIVGIAPYGDMVPQDVRSKVDARKAEIVAGAYKVFSGPVKDQNGAVRVPEGQVLSDQDMLGMTWFVEGVVGSTQ, encoded by the coding sequence ATGCGCAAATCCGTATCCGCGATGTTGCTGGTTGCCGCCATGTTGCTCATGGCCGCGCTGACCGGCTGCGGCGAAGACAAGAAGCCTGCCGAGGCCCCCAAGGCCGAGCAGAAGCCCGCCGCCGCCGCGCCCGCCCCGGCTGCCGCACCGGCACCCGCTCCTGTGAAGGAAATGCAGGTCGGCTTCGTCTACGTTTCGCCCGTGGGCGACGTGGGCTGGTCGTGGGCCCATGACCAGGCCCGCAAGGCCATCGCGGAAATGCCCGGCGTGACCACCTCGTTCGTGGAATCGGTGCCCGAAGGGGCCGACGCCGAACGCGTCATCCAGAACATGGCGCGCAAGGGTTTCGACATCATCTTCACCACCAGCTTCGGGTACATGGACCCCACGCTGAAGGTGGCGGAGCAGTTCCCCAACATTACCTTCATGCATTGCTCGGGCTACAAGACCGCGCCCAACATGAGCAACTACTTTGGCCGCATGTACCAGGCCCGCTACCTGACCGGCATGGTGGCCGGCGCCATGACCAGGTCGAACATCCTCGGCTACGTGGCTGCCTTCCCCATCCCCGAGGTGATTCGCGGCATCAACGCCTACACCCTGGGCGTGCGCGCCGTGAACCCCAAGGCCGAAGTGCGCGTGGTGTGGACCAAGACCTGGTACGACCCCGCCACCGAAAAGGAAGCCGCCAAGAGCCTGCTGGACGTGGGCGCAGACGTCATCGCCCAGCATCAGGATTCCCCCGGCCCGCAGGAAGCGGCCCAGGAACGCGGCGTGTACTCCGTGGGCTACAACTCGGACATGAGCCACTTCGCCCCCAAGTCGCTGCTGACCTCCGCCGTGTGGAACTGGACCCCGTTCTACAAGGACGTGGTGGAAAAGGTCCGCAAGGGTGAATGGAAGTCCGGTGCGTTCTGGCCCGGCATGGAAAGCGGCATCGTGGGCATCGCCCCCTACGGCGACATGGTGCCGCAGGACGTGCGTTCCAAGGTGGACGCGCGCAAGGCCGAGATCGTGGCGGGCGCCTACAAGGTGTTCTCCGGCCCGGTCAAGGACCAGAACGGCGCCGTGCGCGTACCCGAAGGCCAGGTGCTTTCCGATCAGGACATGCTGGGCATGACCTGGTTCGTGGAAGGCGTGGTCGGTTCCACCCAGTAG
- a CDS encoding ABC transporter permease, with product MFLPRVVKRQEPLQWGSFFIFAVALVVSLGVSCALLAVHGKPPLKALAVLWSGGFGGPFALEDTLLKSIPIFLCSLGVAVSFRMQVWNIGAEGQFALGAVGATWAVLAFPGLPMWAMMPVMFLCAAVAGGLWAAVPAVLRLRFGMNEIISTLMFNYIGILFLQFLVYGVWKDPTSFGFPMTPIFPKAAIIGPIAPATLGRVHWGLAVCAGVAVLLAVFLKRTRLGFELLAGGENPRAARYARMPYNLLVLLVMSLCGALAGFAGCIETSATVNRLQPSIMVGYGYTAIVVAWLSRLRVSSIACFAFLLAGLRVGVEHLQLDLQVPAAFGGILEGMILLSVLAGQFFDHYRFTLKGRS from the coding sequence ATGTTCCTACCCAGAGTCGTGAAACGGCAGGAGCCCCTTCAGTGGGGCTCCTTTTTCATTTTCGCGGTGGCCCTTGTCGTATCGCTGGGGGTCAGCTGCGCGTTGCTCGCCGTGCATGGCAAGCCGCCGCTGAAGGCGCTGGCGGTCCTGTGGTCGGGCGGTTTCGGCGGTCCCTTCGCGCTGGAAGACACGCTGCTCAAATCCATCCCCATCTTCCTGTGCTCGCTGGGGGTGGCGGTGTCGTTCCGCATGCAGGTGTGGAACATCGGCGCGGAAGGGCAGTTCGCCCTGGGCGCCGTGGGCGCCACGTGGGCGGTGCTGGCCTTTCCGGGCCTGCCCATGTGGGCCATGATGCCGGTGATGTTCCTGTGCGCCGCCGTGGCGGGCGGGCTGTGGGCGGCGGTGCCCGCCGTGCTGCGCCTGCGCTTCGGCATGAACGAGATCATCTCCACGCTGATGTTCAACTACATCGGCATCCTGTTTCTGCAATTTCTTGTCTATGGCGTGTGGAAGGACCCGACCAGCTTCGGCTTTCCCATGACGCCCATCTTTCCCAAGGCCGCCATCATCGGCCCCATAGCCCCGGCCACCCTGGGACGGGTGCACTGGGGCCTTGCGGTGTGCGCGGGCGTGGCCGTGTTGCTGGCCGTGTTCCTGAAGCGCACCCGCCTCGGTTTCGAACTGCTGGCCGGGGGCGAAAACCCCCGCGCCGCGCGCTATGCCCGCATGCCCTACAACCTGCTGGTGCTGCTGGTCATGTCGCTGTGCGGCGCGCTGGCTGGCTTTGCCGGGTGCATCGAAACGTCGGCCACGGTAAACCGCCTGCAACCCAGCATCATGGTGGGCTACGGGTACACCGCCATCGTGGTGGCCTGGCTGTCGCGCCTGCGGGTCAGTTCCATCGCCTGTTTCGCCTTTCTGCTGGCGGGGCTGCGCGTGGGCGTGGAGCATCTGCAACTGGACTTGCAGGTGCCCGCCGCCTTCGGGGGCATTCTTGAAGGCATGATCCTGCTTTCGGTGCTGGCCGGGCAGTTCTTCGACCACTACCGCTTCACGCTGAAGGGGAGGAGCTAG